Proteins encoded in a region of the Nitrospira sp. genome:
- the bioB gene encoding biotin synthase BioB, which produces MTYMTLADKALNDESLTRSECHSVLNAPDDELLALLHAAFQVRSKYFGRTVRLQMLQNAKSGACQEDCHYCSQSSISTAPIERYNLLPQRQMIEGARQAAASKAQRYCIVISGRSPLDREIEEIAGAVRSIKAELPIQICCSLGLMNESQAKRLKAAGVDRVNHNLNTSEAFHSSICTTHTFQDRLTTIRNARAAGLEICSGGIVGMGEKDEDVIELAMALREVKPDSIPLNTLHPVVGTPLEKCDQLTPQRCLKVLCLFRFLHPRTEIRIAGGREHNLRSLQPLALYPADSVFVNGYLTTPGAPAPEVWGMIKDLGFTIEVDYQQPVAS; this is translated from the coding sequence ATGACCTATATGACCTTGGCAGACAAAGCGCTCAACGACGAATCCCTTACCAGATCAGAGTGCCATTCCGTCTTGAATGCGCCGGATGACGAATTGCTCGCATTGTTGCATGCAGCCTTTCAAGTCCGCTCCAAATACTTCGGACGGACCGTCCGCCTCCAGATGCTCCAAAATGCCAAGAGCGGAGCCTGCCAAGAAGACTGCCACTACTGTTCACAGTCTTCGATTTCAACGGCACCGATCGAGCGCTACAACCTGCTCCCACAAAGGCAGATGATCGAAGGCGCGCGACAAGCCGCCGCCTCCAAAGCCCAGCGTTATTGCATCGTCATCAGCGGTCGGAGTCCGTTGGATCGGGAAATCGAAGAAATTGCCGGAGCGGTGCGCTCCATTAAGGCAGAGCTCCCGATTCAGATCTGTTGCTCTCTCGGCCTAATGAATGAATCTCAGGCTAAACGACTAAAAGCCGCCGGTGTCGATCGAGTGAACCACAACCTGAACACCAGCGAAGCCTTTCACTCGTCGATCTGCACCACCCACACCTTCCAAGACCGACTGACTACCATCAGGAACGCCCGCGCAGCGGGGTTGGAAATCTGTTCAGGGGGCATCGTCGGCATGGGCGAAAAGGATGAGGACGTGATCGAACTGGCGATGGCCCTGCGCGAGGTGAAGCCGGATTCCATTCCTTTGAATACACTGCATCCGGTCGTCGGCACACCGTTGGAAAAGTGCGATCAACTCACGCCTCAGCGCTGTCTGAAAGTGCTCTGCCTCTTCCGGTTTCTCCATCCTCGCACGGAAATTCGCATCGCGGGCGGTCGCGAACACAACCTACGTAGCCTCCAACCGTTGGCACTCTATCCGGCGGACTCAGTCTTCGTGAACGGGTATCTCACGACGCCAGGAGCACCAGCCCCAGAAGTATGGGGCATGATCAAAGATCTTGGCTTCACCATCGAAGTCGATTATCAGCAGCCAGTCGCCAGCTGA
- a CDS encoding DUF4258 domain-containing protein — translation MSRIIFRIHAIKRMFQRQVSEEDVKQVLATGEMIESYPNDIPYPSKLLLGWRGSRPLHVVAADNVQNDETIVITVYEPDSQEWEAGFARRKPR, via the coding sequence TTGAGCCGCATCATCTTCCGCATCCATGCCATCAAGCGTATGTTCCAACGACAGGTTTCAGAGGAAGACGTCAAGCAGGTCTTGGCAACGGGAGAAATGATCGAAAGCTATCCCAACGATATTCCATACCCCAGCAAATTATTGCTGGGGTGGCGGGGAAGTCGCCCATTGCATGTAGTCGCAGCAGATAATGTTCAAAACGATGAAACCATTGTGATTACGGTGTATGAACCGGACTCTCAAGAGTGGGAAGCCGGATTTGCACGGAGGAAACCTCGATGA
- a CDS encoding type II toxin-antitoxin system MqsA family antitoxin: protein MKCVICKTGQTKPGKATVTLERQETTLVVKNVPAEVCTNCGEEYVDDKAASQLLKTAEEVAQRGVQVDVRSYEAA from the coding sequence ATGAAATGCGTCATCTGCAAAACCGGACAAACGAAACCTGGAAAGGCAACGGTCACGCTAGAACGCCAAGAAACGACACTGGTGGTGAAGAATGTCCCAGCAGAGGTGTGTACGAACTGTGGCGAGGAATACGTGGACGACAAAGCAGCCTCACAGTTGCTTAAAACCGCAGAAGAGGTGGCCCAAAGAGGCGTTCAGGTGGACGTTCGATCGTACGAAGCGGCATGA
- a CDS encoding DUF1566 domain-containing protein yields MAKYDSASLSAAFDVFISYSRVDVRLARALHAALERYQVPSHLSRPSRRISVFRDETAMSGTRYYESIDAHLRQSRKMLLICSPAARRSEFVCDEIRRFLGTHSINDIVPVIASGWPNNEAPSDDLKAFPDLLGDMPLAANLSTFEPRRHRLQDLDWSEAWHLILANVLDVERATFEVEVNVSHELGRAEALRLWELASTKKGDENLVEALLHAAAAHAIMPDSELKISLGIATIALFPRIVVDRVLTVDAPLRGLRFNRDGSQLIGWSASGRVQLIDVVSGKVLASAIHPGEILNAAFLHDGSVVTYGGGGITIIQKSLDVVTWDAPFFIARVVEAPIGDLLALTGPQGEVCLWSRRLTGPIQVKKFWGDDQALALFNHDGNTLLATNGSSVLQLEHTGDRSWIQLPTKFVVHQAVAPLGSFLVSDSESIQLVACLPESVEAATMMVAKNTAQVVAARLGPNLTRLCWIDQSHVLYSRDWFVYRDDDDLDRDADDGRMFVRIKPDQHDLEFWNGDAVAVAYGDHTICALAANGEMLWEREFDHCTALGGLKVHSDLGILSRVDSKLSHTTYIDLADGSVLETRRAVRPAGYVDSCSAGQIAAASGENSLRLASLRRRRADEALRRYYDVSHILQVGNRILAAFEQHDRTLRILDAVSGEPAFPVLNTVMQITDILITPDHLTALTLDMQRRLHLWRRHGFEAQQTPLPLGVPVEKTSVTEAGDLIAVATGADISIMAVDERVEVVSSMVHAKDERIMHLQLGPAGATLASASQNVVRLWNPRTGRPISDSVIFEAPVVALGFTPPDGHKLVAWSLDNSFVIIDVMTGKAIRRVHPGPDTVMEAGIKIVTMSSDGSLLFTAGADRSMRIWDVATGDEVAEPAVHPFRLAGIAASDNVERILTWGADVVSTWNPWSGSKAGPDIEVPDLVSSAFWTLDNARVAVMEGTSLSLFDPETSLLVAGPWHHGGKEFSARFVDDMLVTWTNDGLASVWGFESAKGVIDWRPTSEYVTSVAFDINRRVLSPLNGAEHARIDMSTTRSVLNLVYDRREMSRAVAVGRFLSARPLTEAAVHDLLVGEQLFDLHMSPVGRIYPVEPFSVSNLQTGGRDTVVIQRSQGLMWQVRGSDRLNFEGAVAYVRSMNAARFAGFDDWRLPRLHEAAATLSPTLTGRLHIVAGLGEEEDIWTSDTIDGTNRWIVHYRAGRVGPVSADSVHFVRLVRSYDAPMSE; encoded by the coding sequence ATGGCAAAATACGACAGTGCTTCTCTAAGCGCTGCGTTCGATGTGTTCATCAGCTACAGTCGCGTGGATGTCAGACTCGCCCGAGCGTTGCATGCGGCTCTCGAGCGCTACCAAGTTCCCTCGCACTTGTCTCGCCCCAGTCGCCGGATATCCGTGTTCCGCGACGAGACCGCTATGAGCGGCACGAGGTACTACGAATCCATCGACGCACACCTACGGCAATCGAGGAAGATGCTGCTGATCTGCTCTCCAGCCGCCAGGCGCAGTGAGTTTGTTTGCGACGAGATCAGGCGATTCCTTGGCACCCATTCGATCAATGACATCGTTCCTGTCATCGCGTCGGGTTGGCCCAACAACGAGGCCCCGTCCGATGATCTCAAGGCCTTTCCCGATCTTCTCGGCGACATGCCATTAGCGGCGAACCTGTCAACATTTGAGCCACGGCGGCATCGTTTGCAGGATCTTGACTGGAGCGAAGCCTGGCATCTGATCTTGGCAAACGTTCTTGACGTCGAGCGTGCTACATTCGAGGTTGAAGTCAATGTAAGTCATGAACTCGGGCGAGCTGAAGCGCTTCGGCTCTGGGAGCTCGCAAGCACAAAGAAGGGAGATGAGAACCTGGTAGAGGCGTTGCTCCACGCTGCGGCAGCGCACGCGATCATGCCCGACTCCGAGCTTAAGATCAGCCTGGGAATCGCGACTATAGCTTTGTTTCCTCGCATTGTGGTCGACCGCGTGTTGACAGTCGACGCACCGCTCCGTGGTCTTCGATTCAACCGGGACGGTTCGCAGTTAATCGGGTGGAGCGCCAGTGGCAGGGTGCAGCTAATTGACGTCGTTTCCGGCAAGGTGCTCGCCAGCGCGATTCATCCAGGCGAGATTCTGAACGCAGCCTTCCTGCACGATGGCTCGGTGGTGACCTACGGTGGGGGAGGAATAACCATCATACAGAAGTCCCTCGACGTAGTTACATGGGATGCGCCATTCTTCATCGCTCGCGTGGTCGAAGCTCCTATCGGCGATCTCCTGGCGCTGACCGGCCCGCAAGGAGAGGTATGTCTGTGGTCGAGACGGCTCACTGGGCCTATCCAGGTCAAGAAATTCTGGGGAGACGATCAGGCGCTCGCGCTGTTTAACCATGATGGGAATACCCTTCTGGCCACAAACGGTTCATCGGTGCTTCAACTGGAACATACGGGTGACCGGAGTTGGATCCAACTCCCAACCAAGTTCGTGGTCCATCAAGCCGTGGCGCCGCTCGGATCGTTCCTGGTATCCGACTCGGAGAGCATACAACTGGTCGCGTGTCTACCCGAGTCAGTTGAAGCAGCTACAATGATGGTGGCCAAAAATACCGCACAAGTGGTTGCCGCCAGACTTGGCCCCAACCTGACAAGACTCTGTTGGATTGACCAGAGCCACGTTCTCTATTCACGTGACTGGTTTGTGTATAGAGATGATGACGATTTGGACCGAGATGCGGATGACGGCAGGATGTTCGTTCGAATCAAACCAGACCAGCACGACCTCGAGTTCTGGAACGGCGATGCTGTTGCCGTTGCGTACGGTGATCATACCATTTGCGCTTTAGCTGCAAATGGGGAAATGCTCTGGGAGCGCGAATTCGATCATTGCACAGCATTGGGCGGGTTGAAGGTACACTCAGATCTTGGCATCCTTTCTCGAGTCGATTCCAAATTGAGCCACACCACGTATATCGACCTCGCCGACGGCAGCGTCCTTGAAACCAGGCGTGCGGTGCGCCCCGCCGGATACGTCGACAGCTGTAGTGCCGGTCAGATTGCGGCAGCGAGTGGCGAAAACTCACTGCGTCTCGCTTCATTGCGTCGCCGGCGGGCAGATGAAGCACTGAGACGCTACTATGATGTCTCTCATATCTTGCAGGTCGGCAACCGTATTCTGGCCGCCTTCGAACAGCACGACCGTACTCTACGAATACTGGATGCTGTGTCGGGTGAACCGGCGTTTCCGGTGCTCAACACTGTGATGCAGATCACAGACATTCTGATCACTCCCGACCATCTCACCGCGTTGACCTTGGATATGCAACGCCGACTCCACCTGTGGCGCCGGCACGGCTTCGAGGCTCAACAGACTCCCTTGCCGTTAGGCGTCCCGGTAGAAAAGACGTCTGTAACGGAGGCGGGCGATCTTATTGCCGTTGCAACTGGTGCTGATATCTCGATCATGGCAGTTGACGAGAGGGTCGAAGTCGTGAGCAGCATGGTGCACGCCAAGGACGAACGGATTATGCACCTTCAACTGGGTCCAGCGGGGGCCACACTGGCGTCTGCTTCACAGAATGTCGTTCGTCTATGGAATCCTAGGACCGGTCGTCCTATCAGTGATTCAGTTATATTCGAAGCGCCTGTTGTCGCATTGGGTTTCACGCCGCCCGATGGACATAAGCTGGTCGCATGGAGCTTGGACAACTCGTTCGTGATCATAGACGTTATGACCGGCAAAGCTATCCGGCGCGTGCACCCTGGCCCTGATACCGTGATGGAAGCAGGTATCAAGATCGTGACCATGAGCTCTGACGGGTCGCTGCTCTTCACGGCTGGGGCTGATCGGAGTATGCGCATCTGGGATGTTGCAACGGGTGACGAAGTGGCCGAGCCGGCTGTGCATCCCTTCCGGCTGGCAGGGATTGCGGCCTCCGATAACGTCGAGCGAATACTCACGTGGGGGGCGGATGTTGTTTCGACCTGGAACCCATGGAGCGGCTCCAAGGCAGGACCGGACATAGAAGTTCCCGATTTGGTGTCCAGTGCCTTTTGGACGCTGGACAATGCCCGCGTGGCCGTTATGGAAGGCACGTCACTGAGCCTCTTTGATCCGGAAACGTCTCTGTTGGTGGCCGGGCCATGGCATCACGGCGGCAAGGAGTTTTCCGCACGATTCGTTGACGATATGCTGGTCACCTGGACCAATGATGGACTGGCATCCGTTTGGGGATTCGAAAGCGCAAAAGGCGTCATCGATTGGCGACCGACTAGCGAATATGTCACGAGTGTTGCGTTCGATATCAATCGACGAGTCTTGTCGCCATTGAATGGCGCCGAGCATGCTCGCATAGACATGTCAACCACTCGTTCGGTGCTTAATTTAGTCTACGACCGCAGGGAAATGTCGCGTGCTGTTGCAGTGGGCCGATTCCTGTCAGCTCGCCCACTCACGGAGGCAGCTGTTCACGATCTTCTCGTTGGTGAGCAGTTGTTCGACCTGCACATGAGCCCGGTTGGCCGTATCTATCCAGTTGAACCGTTTAGTGTTAGTAATCTCCAGACCGGGGGCCGAGATACCGTGGTGATCCAGCGGTCCCAAGGTCTGATGTGGCAAGTGCGCGGATCGGATCGCCTCAACTTCGAAGGTGCGGTAGCCTATGTCCGCTCCATGAATGCGGCTAGATTCGCCGGCTTCGACGATTGGCGGTTGCCGCGGCTTCATGAAGCCGCGGCAACGTTGTCTCCGACGCTCACCGGACGCCTTCATATCGTCGCCGGACTGGGCGAAGAAGAGGACATCTGGACCAGCGACACCATCGACGGCACGAACCGATGGATCGTTCACTATCGCGCGGGACGAGTCGGTCCCGTATCGGCCGACTCGGTTCACTTCGTTCGGTTGGTGCGAAGCTACGACGCGCCCATGAGCGAATAG